CCCACTTTGGCGGAATATCCATACGACCAGTAAGTGTGGTATATTGTTCCAATACATCTTTAGGTGTAGGGCCTACCATCACATAATAATCTAGCTCTCCACCTTCAGCAGAAAACGAGTAAATATCTTTTTCTGACTTCATATCAAAGATCGTTTTGAATGTATTATCAAAGAAAATTCCATGAGCGAATCCTTTATTTAAGGTCATAAAAAACGGAATGGATTGATAAAGTGAATCAATCTCTGGATTATGTGGGGCAAACACATCACTATTCCACATTGTCATCTTTTCTCCCCGTTTATCTAAAAAGCTGGTCTTTTCACCAAATCCATAGAAATGATCTTCGGTTTTCAGCTCTTTATAGCAAATCACTTCTTTTTTCTCGTTATATCCCATACCACGTACTGTTTCTTGTACTAGTAACCGCTCATCATGATCATAGATTGAGATACGGAAAGGTTCACGTGTTATGTTTAATGATAGTTTTGAGGTATGAAGATTAATTGTTTCTTCCGTCTCACTCACAGCTACATCTACAGTTGCTGGTTCGGTTACTAAGGCAAAACTACTTTCCATAGTAGGTGGTGAAAATGGATTCATCACAACCCTGACAATATCTTCTCTATAGAACTGAATATTCACGAACCCTTGTTCACATACAAATGAATAGGTGTTATCTATTTCCGTATAAGAATTCAAATGACCAATATCATGATAAGGAACACCTTCAATAGACTTTTTACTACCAGGATGAATCGCAAAACTTGTATCTTGCATGTTTAGACCTCCTTATTATTTTGTATCAAAATGCAATAGCTCCAGGGTGCAAAATCAAAACTATGTTGTTTCGATAAAAGGCATGAAGAGTGATCGAAGTACAGCTGATAGCTACCTGCTAGTGAGTCATCATTCACAGTCGTAGAAACATGGTTCTGTGATAAGTTAGCCATCACTATGACTCTATTCTTCTCCGTTATCCGTTCAAACATCAAAATTCGTTCATCTGATGTCTCAAGAAAGTTTGTTTCTCCTCCATCGATTCCATTCCAAAGAGCTGAATTTTCCTTTTTCAAATAAATCAGTTCCTTATAAAATGGCTGCATGGTTAAGTCATCCCAAGAGATTTCATCTTTTTCAAAGAACTCTAATCTTTTATCAAGTCCAGCTTCTTGTCCTGAGTAAATTAATGGAATACCTGGTAAAGTAAAGGTCAATACTGCCATCGTTTTTTCTGCTTTACCGAACAATTCTGATGTGGTACCTTCCCAAGAATTATCATCATGGTTTGTGGTCCAGTGCATTGGGTAAGTGCCTGTTGGATATAACCTTCCCACCTTAAGCACATAATCCTTGACATCTCTCGCACCTTTTTCACCTTTAGCAATATCACGCATGATATGATTAAGTTCCCAACCATAGTTTGAATGGAAGGCTCCATCTAGTAATTCATAGAATCTATTATCTTCTGCTAGCATGTAAACTTGTTTGATCTTATCCAGTTCGTTACGTGCTTTCTCCCAAAACTCTACTGGAACACCACCGGCATAATCAGCACGATATCCATCAATATCTACTTCTTCCATCCAAAACTTCATAGCTCTAATCATAGCCGCACACATATCTGGATGAT
This Metabacillus endolithicus DNA region includes the following protein-coding sequences:
- a CDS encoding alpha-amylase family glycosyl hydrolase translates to MNKRINNAINKGESIGAKVPDWVKDAVIYEVNVRQYTSEGTFKAFEEHLPRLRDLGVDILWFMPIHPISKEKRAGTLGSYYAVQNYRAVNPEFGTMDDFKSLVKKAHEMGFKILLDLVANHTGWDSEWIKNKTWYQTNNNGEILSPTAQGTTWHDVAQLNYDHPDMCAAMIRAMKFWMEEVDIDGYRADYAGGVPVEFWEKARNELDKIKQVYMLAEDNRFYELLDGAFHSNYGWELNHIMRDIAKGEKGARDVKDYVLKVGRLYPTGTYPMHWTTNHDDNSWEGTTSELFGKAEKTMAVLTFTLPGIPLIYSGQEAGLDKRLEFFEKDEISWDDLTMQPFYKELIYLKKENSALWNGIDGGETNFLETSDERILMFERITEKNRVIVMANLSQNHVSTTVNDDSLAGSYQLYFDHSSCLLSKQHSFDFAPWSYCILIQNNKEV